One part of the Actinomycetota bacterium genome encodes these proteins:
- the carB gene encoding carbamoyl-phosphate synthase large subunit codes for MPKRDDLRTILLIGSGPIVIGQACEFDYSGTQACRVLGEEGYRVVLANSNPATIMTDPDFAHRTYIEPLDVEVLTAIVERERPDALLPTVGGQTALNLAMELADNGVLDRYGVELIGASVEAIRTAEDRERFKTAMTEIGLAVPASGFAYSLEEAERIGDDVGYPVIVRPSFILGGKGSGIAANADELHRIAEVGLAASPISEILIERSIAGWKEYELEVMRDRADNCVVVCSIENLDPMGVHTGDSITVAPAQTLSDVEYQRMRDAGFACIRRIGVDTGGSNIQFAVNPDDGELVVIEMNPRVSRSSALASKATGFPIAKIAARLAVGYTLDEIANDITRETPASFEPTIDYVVTKVPRWAFEKFPGSSDVLGTRMQSVGEAMAIGRTFTESLQKGLRSLEHGRWGLNCDPAEATLDDLDDDELVRRAAIATPDRPFQLEAALRRGITVERLYAATRVDPWFLDQIAMITEARAWLADVRVDDMTRRGWRRVKRLGFSDAQLGWLWSVGEDAVRARRLELGVGATFKTVDTCGAEFDAKTPYHYSTYEDEDEVQRNDRRKVVILGSGPNRIGQGIEFDYCCVHASFALRDAGYETVMVNCNPETVSTDYDTSDRLYFEPLTYEDVMNVLEAERPDGVIVSLGGQTPLKLAGRLPEGSVLGTSPESIDLAEDRERWNALCARLEIPQPAGGTAATVDDALAVVGRVGYPALVRPSYVLGGRAMEIVYDENGLRRAMAELAGFGSLGREGGLSAERPVLIDRFLEDATEVDVDAVRDGTGEVVIGAVMEHVEEAGVHSGDSACVIPPQNLSNAVVEVIETHTRNIAEELGVIGLVNVQYAVKQGQVFVIEANPRASRTVPFVAKATGVPLAKVAARVMVGATLAELRTEGLLRPAVTGGHVSVKEAVLPFNRFPDVDTLLGPEMRSTGEVMGVDVTFGLAFAKSQIAAGDRLPEKGTVFMSLNDRDKPGGILAARRFVDLGFSVVATAGTADALRQQGVPVAGVVPKMGEGSSNAVDLIAAGKIDLVVNTPRGRGPRADGAYIRLAASVHGIPCLTTAAAALAAVAGVADWSAHGLRVRSLQEFHRGDQLRLPL; via the coding sequence ATGCCGAAGCGCGACGACCTGCGGACGATCCTGCTGATCGGCAGCGGTCCCATCGTGATCGGCCAGGCGTGCGAGTTCGACTACTCGGGGACGCAGGCCTGCCGTGTGCTCGGCGAGGAGGGCTATCGCGTCGTGCTGGCCAACTCCAACCCGGCCACGATCATGACCGACCCCGACTTCGCCCACCGCACCTACATCGAGCCCCTCGACGTCGAGGTGCTCACGGCCATCGTCGAGCGCGAGCGTCCCGACGCCCTGCTCCCCACCGTCGGCGGCCAGACCGCGCTCAACCTGGCGATGGAGCTCGCGGACAACGGCGTGCTCGACCGCTACGGCGTGGAGCTCATCGGCGCGAGCGTCGAGGCGATCCGCACCGCGGAGGACCGCGAGCGCTTCAAGACCGCCATGACGGAGATCGGTCTGGCGGTGCCCGCCTCGGGCTTCGCCTACTCGCTTGAGGAGGCCGAGCGGATCGGCGACGACGTCGGTTACCCCGTGATCGTGCGGCCCTCGTTCATCCTCGGTGGCAAGGGGTCGGGGATCGCGGCGAATGCCGACGAGCTCCATCGCATCGCTGAGGTCGGCCTCGCAGCCAGCCCCATCTCCGAGATCCTCATCGAGCGGAGCATCGCGGGCTGGAAGGAGTACGAGCTCGAGGTCATGCGCGACCGGGCCGACAACTGCGTCGTCGTGTGCTCCATCGAGAACCTCGATCCGATGGGCGTCCACACCGGTGACTCGATCACCGTGGCGCCGGCGCAGACGCTCTCCGACGTCGAGTACCAGCGCATGCGCGACGCCGGCTTCGCGTGCATCCGGCGCATCGGTGTCGACACCGGCGGCTCCAACATCCAGTTCGCGGTGAACCCCGACGACGGCGAGCTGGTGGTGATCGAGATGAACCCGCGCGTGTCGCGCAGCAGCGCCCTCGCGTCGAAGGCGACCGGTTTCCCGATCGCCAAGATCGCAGCTCGGCTCGCGGTGGGCTACACGCTCGACGAGATCGCCAACGACATCACCCGCGAGACGCCCGCCAGCTTCGAGCCCACCATCGACTACGTGGTCACGAAGGTGCCCCGCTGGGCGTTCGAGAAGTTCCCCGGAAGCTCCGACGTGCTCGGCACCCGAATGCAGTCCGTCGGCGAGGCCATGGCCATCGGGCGCACGTTCACGGAGTCGCTGCAGAAGGGCCTGCGCTCGCTCGAGCACGGTCGCTGGGGCCTCAACTGCGATCCAGCGGAGGCGACGCTCGACGACCTGGACGACGACGAGCTGGTTCGACGGGCCGCCATCGCCACCCCCGACCGTCCCTTCCAACTCGAGGCCGCCCTGCGCCGGGGCATCACCGTCGAGCGGCTCTACGCGGCCACGCGCGTCGACCCCTGGTTCCTCGACCAGATCGCCATGATCACCGAGGCGCGGGCGTGGCTCGCCGACGTGCGCGTCGACGACATGACCAGACGCGGCTGGCGCAGGGTCAAGCGCCTCGGCTTCAGCGATGCCCAGCTGGGGTGGCTCTGGAGCGTGGGCGAGGACGCGGTGCGTGCCCGACGACTGGAGCTCGGTGTCGGCGCCACCTTCAAGACCGTCGACACGTGCGGTGCCGAGTTCGACGCGAAGACGCCCTACCACTACTCGACCTACGAGGACGAGGACGAGGTGCAGCGGAACGACCGGCGCAAGGTCGTCATCCTCGGCTCGGGCCCGAACCGTATCGGGCAGGGCATCGAGTTCGACTACTGCTGCGTGCACGCGTCCTTCGCGTTGCGCGACGCGGGCTACGAGACGGTGATGGTCAATTGCAACCCCGAGACCGTCTCCACCGACTACGACACGAGCGACCGGCTCTACTTCGAGCCCCTCACCTACGAGGACGTGATGAACGTGCTCGAGGCCGAGCGGCCCGACGGCGTGATCGTGTCGCTCGGCGGCCAGACACCGCTCAAGCTCGCCGGGCGGCTGCCCGAGGGGTCGGTCCTCGGAACCAGCCCCGAGTCCATCGACCTGGCCGAGGACCGCGAGCGGTGGAACGCGCTGTGTGCCCGGCTCGAGATCCCCCAACCCGCCGGGGGCACGGCCGCCACCGTCGACGACGCGCTCGCGGTGGTGGGGCGCGTTGGCTACCCCGCGCTCGTGCGGCCCTCGTACGTGCTCGGCGGGCGCGCCATGGAGATCGTGTACGACGAGAACGGGCTGCGGCGGGCGATGGCCGAGCTCGCGGGTTTCGGCTCGCTGGGCCGGGAAGGCGGGCTCTCGGCCGAGCGCCCCGTGCTGATCGACCGGTTCCTCGAGGACGCGACCGAGGTCGACGTCGACGCGGTGCGCGACGGCACCGGCGAGGTCGTGATCGGCGCGGTGATGGAGCACGTCGAGGAGGCGGGCGTGCACTCGGGTGACAGCGCGTGCGTCATCCCGCCGCAGAACCTGTCCAACGCGGTCGTCGAGGTGATCGAGACACACACGCGCAACATCGCGGAAGAGCTCGGTGTGATCGGCCTCGTGAACGTGCAGTATGCGGTCAAGCAGGGACAGGTGTTCGTCATCGAGGCCAACCCGCGCGCGTCGCGGACCGTGCCGTTCGTTGCGAAGGCGACCGGCGTGCCCCTTGCCAAGGTGGCGGCGCGGGTCATGGTCGGCGCCACGCTCGCGGAGCTGCGGACCGAGGGACTGCTACGCCCCGCGGTGACGGGCGGGCACGTGTCGGTGAAGGAGGCCGTGCTGCCGTTCAACCGCTTCCCCGACGTCGACACGCTGCTGGGACCGGAGATGCGCTCCACCGGCGAGGTGATGGGCGTCGACGTCACCTTCGGCCTCGCCTTCGCCAAGAGCCAGATCGCCGCGGGCGACCGCCTCCCGGAGAAGGGCACCGTGTTCATGTCGCTCAACGATCGCGACAAGCCCGGCGGGATCCTCGCCGCCCGCCGCTTCGTCGATCTGGGCTTCTCCGTCGTCGCCACGGCCGGGACGGCCGACGCCTTGCGTCAGCAGGGCGTGCCCGTCGCCGGCGTGGTGCCGAAGATGGGGGAGGGCTCGTCGAACGCGGTCGACCTGATTGCGGCCGGGAAGATCGACCTGGTCGTCAACACGCCCCGGGGCCGGGGCCCTCGCGCCGACGGCGCCTACATCCGGCTGGCGGCCAGCGTGCACGGCATCCCGTGCCTCACGACCGCGGCGGCGGCGCTGGCCGCGGTCGCGGGTGTGGCCGACTGGTCGGCGCACGGCTTGCGCGTGCGCAGCCTGCAGGAGTTCCACCGGGGTGATCAGCTACGTCTGCCGCTGTAG
- a CDS encoding dihydroorotate dehydrogenase, with protein sequence MTASGTSGHADELGRYFELSALGAVVVKSLSASPWAGNPAPRLHETDAGMLNSVGLQNPGVEAWLADELPALARAGARVVASIWGFTVEDFALAAKLLVDAPPAVIAVEVNVSCPNVEDRRRMFAHSASATADAIDATRVCDRPRWAKLSPNVTDLVEIADAALRAGADALTLTNTVMGMAIDPETRRPRLGAGGGGLSGPAIRPVAVRAVYECREAFPDAAIVGVGGVATGDHAVELLLAGANAVEVGTATFYDPRTPLRVVHQLTRWCDQHGVRRVPDLIGAAHE encoded by the coding sequence ATGACGGCGTCCGGCACGTCGGGTCACGCGGACGAGCTCGGTCGCTACTTCGAGCTCTCGGCGCTCGGTGCGGTCGTCGTCAAGTCACTGTCGGCATCGCCATGGGCGGGCAACCCCGCCCCGCGCCTGCACGAGACCGACGCGGGAATGCTCAACAGCGTCGGGCTCCAGAACCCCGGTGTCGAGGCCTGGCTCGCCGACGAGCTCCCTGCGCTCGCACGCGCCGGCGCGCGTGTGGTCGCGAGCATCTGGGGCTTCACCGTCGAGGACTTCGCGCTCGCCGCCAAGCTGCTGGTCGACGCGCCACCTGCGGTGATCGCGGTCGAGGTCAACGTGTCGTGCCCCAACGTGGAAGACCGTCGGCGGATGTTCGCGCACTCGGCCTCGGCGACCGCCGACGCGATCGACGCGACGCGCGTCTGCGACCGGCCGCGTTGGGCGAAGTTGAGCCCGAACGTCACCGACCTCGTCGAGATCGCGGACGCCGCGTTGCGCGCGGGGGCCGACGCACTGACGTTGACGAACACCGTGATGGGGATGGCGATCGACCCCGAGACCCGCCGCCCCCGACTCGGCGCGGGCGGGGGAGGCCTGTCGGGACCGGCCATTCGCCCGGTCGCGGTGCGCGCCGTCTACGAGTGCCGCGAGGCGTTCCCGGACGCGGCCATCGTCGGCGTCGGCGGGGTTGCGACCGGAGACCACGCAGTGGAGCTGTTGCTCGCAGGGGCGAACGCGGTCGAGGTCGGCACGGCCACGTTCTACGATCCCCGGACGCCCCTGCGGGTGGTCCACCAACTCACGCGCTGGTGCGACCAGCATGGCGTGCGGCGAGTGCCTGACCTGATCGGAGCTGCGCATGAGTAA
- the pyrF gene encoding orotidine-5'-phosphate decarboxylase, with amino-acid sequence MSNESNNDRRDKLAVALDVDDLVVALRMARDVKPWFGVAKVGLELFAAAGPDVVGLLSEAGFKVFLDLKLHDIPTTVNKAARVIGSFGASYLTLHAHGGPVMLRAGVDGLNDGAHAAGLPPATALAVTVLTSDRGAPAHILGQRVASAVEGKCGGVVCAAADAQEAKQLAPRLLVAVTGIRAEGTETHDQARAATPQQAFDAGADLVVIGRAVTLASDRAAAAEALLAGLT; translated from the coding sequence ATGAGTAACGAGTCGAACAACGACCGGCGCGACAAGCTGGCCGTCGCGCTCGACGTCGACGACCTGGTGGTGGCTCTGCGCATGGCCCGCGACGTGAAGCCCTGGTTCGGTGTGGCCAAGGTCGGGCTCGAGCTGTTCGCGGCAGCCGGCCCCGACGTTGTCGGACTGTTGTCAGAGGCGGGCTTCAAGGTGTTCCTCGACCTGAAGCTGCACGACATCCCCACGACGGTCAACAAGGCGGCGCGCGTGATCGGCTCTTTCGGAGCGAGCTACCTCACGCTCCATGCGCATGGCGGGCCGGTGATGCTCCGCGCGGGCGTCGACGGGCTCAACGACGGCGCGCATGCCGCCGGACTTCCACCGGCGACCGCGCTCGCGGTCACGGTGCTCACCAGTGACAGAGGCGCGCCGGCGCACATACTGGGTCAGCGCGTCGCTTCGGCGGTCGAAGGGAAGTGTGGCGGGGTCGTCTGCGCGGCGGCCGACGCGCAAGAGGCGAAGCAGCTGGCGCCGCGTCTGCTCGTGGCGGTGACGGGCATCCGCGCCGAGGGCACCGAGACGCACGACCAGGCGCGCGCCGCGACACCGCAGCAGGCGTTCGACGCGGGCGCCGACCTCGTGGTCATCGGCCGGGCCGTCACGCTGGCGTCCGACCGGGCCGCTGCGGCCGAGGCGCTGCTCGCCGGGTTGACCTGA
- a CDS encoding integration host factor, with product MPLPPALTPDQRQAALQKAAAARRQRAELKEKLKMGSTTLRELLDSAERDDVIGKMKVVSVLESLPGVGKVKARRYMDEIGISDTRRVRGLGAQQREALLKEFAQA from the coding sequence ATGCCGTTGCCTCCCGCTCTCACGCCGGATCAACGCCAAGCCGCGCTCCAGAAGGCCGCTGCGGCGCGTCGCCAGCGCGCCGAGCTCAAGGAGAAGCTCAAGATGGGGTCGACGACCCTGCGCGAGCTGCTCGACTCAGCTGAGCGCGACGACGTGATCGGCAAGATGAAAGTCGTCAGTGTGCTCGAATCGCTCCCCGGCGTGGGCAAGGTCAAGGCCCGCCGCTACATGGACGAGATCGGCATCAGCGACACCCGCCGGGTCCGCGGGCTCGGCGCTCAGCAGCGTGAGGCGCTGCTCAAGGAGTTCGCGCAGGCCTGA
- a CDS encoding guanylate kinase, whose protein sequence is MVSALLQRDARLWLSRSWTTRPPRPDEPGDWYEFVDRATFQRRIDDGGFLEWEDFLGALYGTPTLEPPAGRDVLLEIELEGARQVKQLHPDAILLFVVPPSRSVQEARLRGRGDAPERIRDRVAKAEELDSVGRAMADHVIVNDDLGRAVEEVAAILEQHRKRSSSGETT, encoded by the coding sequence ATGGTGTCCGCGCTCCTCCAGCGGGACGCCCGTCTCTGGCTCAGCCGCTCGTGGACCACCCGCCCGCCCCGGCCCGACGAGCCGGGCGACTGGTACGAGTTCGTCGACCGGGCCACCTTCCAGCGGCGGATCGACGACGGGGGCTTCCTCGAGTGGGAGGACTTCCTCGGCGCGCTGTACGGCACGCCGACGCTCGAGCCGCCGGCGGGCCGTGACGTCCTGCTCGAGATCGAGCTCGAGGGCGCCCGGCAGGTCAAGCAGCTGCACCCCGACGCCATCCTCCTCTTCGTGGTGCCGCCTTCGCGCTCCGTGCAGGAGGCGCGCCTGCGGGGACGTGGTGACGCACCCGAGCGGATCCGGGACCGCGTCGCCAAGGCGGAAGAGCTCGACTCCGTCGGGCGGGCGATGGCCGATCACGTGATCGTCAACGACGACCTGGGCCGGGCGGTCGAGGAGGTGGCTGCTATCCTCGAGCAGCACCGGAAGCGGTCTTCGTCTGGAGAAACCACGTAA
- the rpoZ gene encoding DNA-directed RNA polymerase subunit omega — MMYPPIEQLLEKVDSKFTLVSLSSKRGRQINSYFSQLGEGLGSIVPPQVASVSRKPLSIALEEIAADKITYQRPDEVEEAIK, encoded by the coding sequence ATGATGTACCCCCCGATCGAGCAGCTCCTCGAGAAGGTGGACTCGAAGTTCACCCTCGTGAGCCTGTCGTCCAAGCGTGGCCGTCAGATCAACTCCTACTTCAGCCAGTTGGGCGAGGGCCTGGGGTCGATCGTTCCCCCGCAGGTGGCGTCGGTCTCGCGCAAGCCCCTGTCGATCGCCCTCGAGGAGATCGCGGCCGACAAGATCACCTATCAGCGCCCCGACGAGGTCGAGGAAGCGATCAAGTAG
- the coaBC gene encoding bifunctional phosphopantothenoylcysteine decarboxylase/phosphopantothenate--cysteine ligase CoaBC: MAGRRVVLGVCGGIAAYKAVEVCRRLVDAGAHVSPVMTRGATRFLGEVTLSALASEPVQTSLWSERDPIPHTRLGRSADVVVVVPATARLIGSYAAGISNDLLTATLLATRAPVVVCPAMHTEMWEHPATQDNLATLRRRGVHVVEPATGRLAGGDIGAGRLPEPGTIVAAVERVLAPQDFAGLRVLVSAGGTREPIDPVRYVGNRSSGKQGHALAHEAAARGAEVTLVTTVGLPVPSGAVVVRVETAADMEKAVLDGAGEADVVVMAAAVADFRPKASAPEKLKKADGVPELVLEPTLDILAELGRRRTPGQTLVGFAAETRDMRTQAAEKLHAKGVDLIVGNDVAAAEVGFEHDTNRVHMVGRDGFEQDTALVDKRDVARAVLDAVVSLRRHATSPRRQASPGTGNHPGNKESDT, from the coding sequence CTGGCCGGGCGCCGCGTCGTGCTGGGCGTCTGTGGCGGGATCGCCGCCTACAAGGCCGTCGAGGTCTGTCGCCGGCTCGTCGACGCCGGCGCGCACGTCTCTCCGGTGATGACGAGGGGTGCCACCCGCTTCCTCGGTGAGGTCACACTGTCGGCCCTCGCGTCGGAGCCCGTGCAGACCTCGCTCTGGTCCGAACGCGACCCGATCCCGCACACGCGCCTCGGCCGGTCGGCCGACGTGGTCGTGGTCGTTCCCGCCACCGCACGCCTGATCGGGTCCTACGCCGCAGGGATCTCCAACGACCTGCTCACCGCCACGCTCCTCGCCACCCGTGCGCCCGTCGTCGTGTGCCCCGCCATGCACACCGAGATGTGGGAGCACCCGGCGACGCAGGACAACCTCGCAACCCTCCGGCGCCGGGGCGTGCATGTCGTCGAGCCCGCGACCGGCCGTCTGGCAGGCGGCGACATCGGCGCCGGACGCCTGCCCGAGCCGGGCACGATCGTGGCGGCGGTCGAGCGCGTCCTCGCCCCGCAGGACTTCGCCGGCCTACGGGTCCTGGTCAGCGCCGGGGGCACCCGCGAGCCCATCGACCCGGTGCGCTACGTCGGCAACCGCTCGTCGGGGAAGCAGGGCCACGCGCTGGCGCACGAGGCGGCGGCGCGCGGCGCCGAGGTCACGTTGGTCACCACCGTGGGCCTCCCGGTACCCTCGGGTGCCGTGGTCGTGCGGGTCGAGACGGCCGCGGACATGGAGAAGGCAGTGCTCGACGGGGCGGGGGAGGCCGATGTCGTGGTGATGGCGGCGGCCGTGGCGGACTTCCGCCCCAAGGCGTCGGCCCCGGAGAAGCTGAAGAAGGCCGACGGCGTGCCCGAGCTCGTGCTCGAGCCGACCCTCGACATCCTGGCCGAGCTCGGCCGGCGGCGGACGCCGGGCCAGACGCTCGTTGGCTTCGCCGCCGAGACGCGCGACATGCGCACCCAGGCGGCCGAGAAGCTGCACGCGAAGGGCGTCGACCTGATCGTTGGCAACGACGTCGCCGCAGCCGAGGTCGGCTTCGAGCACGACACCAACCGCGTCCACATGGTGGGCCGCGACGGTTTCGAGCAGGATACGGCCCTCGTCGACAAGCGGGACGTGGCGCGAGCGGTGCTCGACGCCGTCGTCTCCCTGCGCCGGCACGCCACGTCGCCGCGGCGACAGGCGAGCCCCGGCACAGGCAACCACCCAGGAAACAAGGAGAGCGACACGTGA
- a CDS encoding methionine adenosyltransferase, with protein sequence MSRWTFTSESVTEGHPDKMADQVSDAILDAIMAEDPHGRVACETLLTTGLVVVAGEISTKAYVDIPKIVRETVCGIGYDRESYGFDGNTCGVITAIDEQSPDIAQGVDLAQEVRTGTSGEDILNAQGAGDQGMMFGFACDETDDLMPLPIWLAHRLAQRMAEVRKAGVLPYLRPDGKTQVTVDYEDGRPTALKTVLISTQHQPGIDIETLLKPDLRDHVIHPLLPSQFADDRYEILANPTGLFELGGPHADTGLTGRKIIVDTYGGAARHGGGAFSGKDPSKVDRSAAYAARWVAKHVVGSGAARRCEIQVAYAIGVARPVSVMVETFGTETVDPGRIEAMVPEVFDLRPAAIIRDLDLRRPIYKRTAAYGHFGRSDKEFTWERLNRLDDVKRALGLS encoded by the coding sequence GTGAGCCGTTGGACGTTCACCTCGGAATCGGTCACCGAGGGCCATCCCGACAAGATGGCCGACCAGGTATCCGACGCGATCCTCGACGCCATCATGGCCGAGGACCCCCACGGACGGGTGGCGTGCGAGACGCTCCTGACCACCGGACTGGTCGTGGTCGCGGGTGAGATCAGCACCAAGGCCTACGTCGACATCCCCAAGATCGTGCGCGAGACGGTCTGCGGCATCGGCTACGACCGAGAGTCCTACGGCTTCGACGGAAACACCTGCGGGGTCATCACCGCGATCGACGAGCAGTCGCCCGACATCGCCCAGGGCGTCGACCTCGCCCAGGAGGTGCGCACGGGCACGAGCGGCGAGGACATCCTCAACGCGCAGGGCGCCGGCGATCAGGGGATGATGTTCGGCTTCGCGTGCGACGAGACCGACGACCTCATGCCGCTCCCGATCTGGCTCGCCCACCGCCTCGCCCAGCGCATGGCCGAGGTGCGGAAGGCCGGGGTGCTGCCCTACCTGCGCCCCGACGGCAAGACCCAGGTCACCGTCGACTACGAGGACGGCCGGCCGACGGCGCTGAAGACCGTGCTCATCTCGACCCAGCACCAGCCCGGCATCGACATCGAGACCCTCCTCAAGCCCGATCTGCGCGATCACGTCATCCATCCGCTGCTGCCCAGCCAGTTCGCGGACGACCGCTACGAGATCCTGGCCAACCCCACCGGCCTCTTCGAGCTGGGGGGCCCGCACGCGGACACGGGCCTCACCGGCCGCAAGATCATCGTCGACACCTACGGCGGCGCTGCCCGCCACGGCGGCGGGGCCTTCTCGGGCAAGGACCCGAGCAAGGTCGACCGCTCGGCCGCCTACGCGGCGCGCTGGGTGGCCAAGCACGTGGTCGGGTCGGGCGCGGCCCGCAGGTGCGAGATCCAGGTGGCCTACGCCATCGGCGTCGCCCGACCCGTCTCGGTGATGGTCGAGACGTTCGGCACCGAGACCGTCGACCCGGGTCGCATCGAGGCGATGGTGCCGGAGGTGTTCGACCTGCGGCCCGCGGCGATCATCCGCGACCTCGACCTGCGCCGGCCCATCTACAAGCGCACCGCGGCCTACGGTCACTTCGGACGGTCCGACAAGGAGTTCACCTGGGAGCGCCTCAACCGTCTCGACGACGTGAAGCGGGCCCTGGGCTTGAGCTGA
- the def gene encoding peptide deformylase — MAPYTIRLFGDPVLRQRASEVENIDATLVRLAEDMITTMHAAPGVGLAAPQVGVQKRLFVYDIGDGADVLVNPVIDESRGEWTFEEGCLSVPELSWPIVRPKEVHLTGLDLDGNEVSLEADELLARLFQHELDHLDGVLLLQHLEPDQQKEARRILRQRALGLPVDPPRSERAGAL; from the coding sequence GTGGCTCCGTACACCATCCGCCTGTTCGGCGACCCCGTCCTCCGACAGCGCGCGTCGGAGGTGGAGAACATCGACGCCACGCTGGTGCGCCTGGCCGAGGACATGATCACCACCATGCACGCCGCGCCGGGTGTCGGGCTGGCCGCCCCGCAGGTGGGTGTGCAGAAGCGACTCTTCGTCTACGACATCGGCGACGGCGCCGACGTGCTCGTGAACCCGGTCATCGACGAGAGCCGTGGCGAGTGGACCTTCGAGGAAGGGTGCCTGTCGGTGCCCGAGCTCTCGTGGCCGATCGTGCGGCCCAAGGAGGTCCACCTCACCGGCCTCGACCTCGACGGCAACGAGGTCTCCCTGGAGGCCGACGAGCTGCTGGCCCGGCTGTTCCAGCACGAGCTCGACCACCTCGACGGCGTGCTCCTGCTCCAGCACCTCGAGCCGGACCAGCAGAAGGAGGCGCGCCGCATCCTGCGACAGCGCGCGCTCGGGCTTCCGGTCGATCCGCCCCGGTCCGAGCGCGCAGGAGCCTTGTAG
- a CDS encoding methionyl-tRNA formyltransferase, translating into MRLAYLGTPEVGVPPLRALVADGHDVLLVVSRPDKRRGRGGALLPSPVKAAALELGLPVTDKVDDVVDAGADLAVVVAFGRLIKKPVLDAVPMINMHFSLLPRWRGAAPVERAILAGDLTTGVGIMRLEENLDTGPIYAEHVVQVLPHETAAELRARLTGLGTNLLLQLLRHASDGRGLPEPRPQVGEPTYAEKLAPQELRLDWSQPPEQLERVVRVGGAWTTFRGKRLKVHRARVHDGELELLVVQPEGKGRMNASDWARGARWQPGEALGT; encoded by the coding sequence CTGCGGCTGGCCTACCTGGGCACGCCCGAGGTGGGCGTCCCGCCCCTTCGGGCACTGGTGGCCGACGGCCACGATGTGCTCCTCGTCGTGAGCCGCCCCGACAAACGCCGCGGGCGCGGCGGAGCGCTGCTCCCCAGCCCGGTCAAGGCGGCCGCGCTCGAGCTGGGCCTGCCCGTCACCGACAAGGTCGACGACGTGGTCGACGCAGGTGCCGATCTCGCGGTGGTCGTCGCCTTCGGGCGACTCATCAAGAAGCCGGTGCTCGACGCGGTGCCCATGATCAACATGCATTTCTCCCTGCTCCCACGTTGGCGCGGTGCCGCGCCGGTCGAGCGCGCCATCCTCGCGGGCGACCTCACCACGGGTGTCGGCATCATGCGGTTGGAGGAGAACCTCGACACCGGCCCCATCTACGCCGAGCACGTCGTGCAGGTCCTGCCCCACGAGACGGCCGCGGAGCTGCGCGCCCGGCTCACCGGGCTGGGCACGAACCTGTTGCTGCAGCTGCTCCGTCATGCCTCGGATGGGCGCGGCCTGCCGGAGCCCAGGCCCCAGGTGGGCGAGCCGACGTACGCGGAGAAGCTGGCACCGCAGGAGCTGCGCCTCGACTGGTCGCAACCGCCCGAGCAGCTCGAGCGGGTGGTGCGCGTCGGCGGCGCGTGGACGACCTTCCGCGGCAAGCGGCTCAAGGTGCATCGGGCGCGCGTGCACGACGGTGAGCTCGAGCTGCTCGTGGTGCAGCCTGAAGGCAAGGGCCGCATGAACGCATCCGACTGGGCCCGAGGGGCCCGGTGGCAGCCCGGCGAAGCACTCGGGACATGA
- the rpe gene encoding ribulose-phosphate 3-epimerase: protein MARLAPSILSADFAALAREIDDVTPEADLLHVDVMDGHFVPNLTIGPPVVKSLRPHTALYLDCHLMIDNPCDYLEAFADAGANGCSVHVEIDGTAELCAEMRRLHLDVGLAVNPETPFEAAEPYLDQIDLLLLMTVHPGFGGQTFMHEVMPKVARAREAIDRRGLRVALQVDGGINEETAPVAAAAGADTFVAGNAIFGADDALGAARRLRAAIG, encoded by the coding sequence ATGGCGCGCCTGGCTCCGTCGATTCTGTCCGCGGACTTCGCCGCGCTCGCACGCGAGATCGACGACGTCACACCCGAGGCCGACCTGCTCCACGTCGACGTGATGGACGGCCACTTCGTGCCCAACCTCACCATCGGGCCGCCAGTCGTGAAGTCGTTGCGCCCCCACACCGCGCTCTACCTCGATTGTCACCTCATGATCGACAACCCCTGCGACTACCTCGAGGCGTTCGCCGACGCGGGTGCGAACGGATGCTCGGTGCACGTCGAGATCGACGGCACCGCTGAGCTGTGTGCGGAGATGCGTCGTCTGCACCTCGACGTCGGCCTGGCCGTCAACCCGGAGACACCGTTCGAAGCGGCCGAGCCCTATCTCGACCAGATCGACCTGCTGCTCCTCATGACGGTGCACCCCGGCTTCGGTGGCCAGACGTTCATGCACGAGGTGATGCCCAAGGTGGCCCGGGCGCGGGAAGCGATCGACCGCCGCGGACTGCGGGTGGCGCTGCAGGTCGACGGGGGCATCAACGAGGAGACCGCCCCGGTCGCCGCCGCGGCCGGGGCCGACACGTTCGTGGCGGGGAACGCCATCTTCGGTGCCGACGACGCGCTCGGCGCGGCGCGTCGGTTGCGCGCGGCCATCGGGTGA